Proteins encoded by one window of Emticicia oligotrophica DSM 17448:
- the rny gene encoding ribonuclease Y yields MSDIIMMLLTDLIALAIGFFVGRALLKKTFQTKEAEAEIRANEVLKNAQQTAENIKKDKMLEAKEHFLKLKSEFEEESNKRKNIILQNEQRVKQMQQQASQMVEQNKRRENELEALQNKLNEQTEQAVKQTELAAKRKEEAEKMLSQQVAQLEKIANLTAEQAKQQLIDAIKGEAETRASGFIKQTIEEAKLTATKESKKIIIETIQRTAAEQAIENCVSVFNIEGDEIKGKVIGREGRNIRALEAATGVEVIVDDTPEAIVISSFDPVRREIARLSLHRLVQDGRIHPARIEEVVAKTKKDIENEINEIGERTVIDLGVHGLHPELIRMIGRMRFRSSYGQNLLQHSREVAKMCATMASELGLNAKLAKRAGLLHDIGKVWHEEQELPHALLGMELAKKYKEHPEVINAIGAHHDEIEMTSMISPIVQICDSISGSRPGARREMMESYVQRLRDLEALALSYNGVEKCYAIQAGRELRVIVDSENVTDEIASKLSFDISQRIEKEMQYPGQIKVTVIREMRSVAYAK; encoded by the coding sequence ATGTCTGATATTATAATGATGCTCCTTACTGACCTAATTGCGTTGGCAATTGGTTTTTTTGTGGGTAGAGCATTACTCAAAAAAACATTCCAAACTAAAGAAGCAGAAGCAGAAATAAGAGCCAATGAAGTATTAAAAAATGCCCAACAAACCGCCGAAAACATTAAAAAAGATAAAATGTTAGAGGCCAAAGAGCATTTTTTAAAGCTAAAATCGGAATTTGAAGAAGAGTCTAATAAACGTAAAAATATTATTCTTCAAAATGAGCAACGTGTGAAGCAAATGCAACAACAAGCTTCACAAATGGTTGAACAAAATAAACGTCGTGAAAATGAATTAGAAGCTTTGCAAAACAAGCTTAACGAACAAACTGAACAAGCAGTTAAACAAACTGAACTTGCCGCAAAACGTAAAGAAGAAGCAGAGAAAATGCTTAGCCAGCAAGTAGCACAGTTAGAAAAAATTGCTAATTTGACCGCTGAACAAGCAAAACAACAATTAATTGATGCTATTAAAGGTGAAGCTGAAACACGAGCATCTGGCTTTATTAAACAAACGATTGAAGAAGCAAAACTAACTGCTACGAAAGAATCTAAGAAAATTATCATTGAAACGATTCAACGTACTGCTGCTGAACAAGCTATCGAAAACTGCGTTTCTGTATTTAATATCGAGGGCGATGAAATTAAAGGTAAAGTTATTGGTAGAGAAGGTCGTAACATTCGTGCCCTTGAAGCAGCCACAGGTGTTGAAGTAATTGTTGATGATACTCCAGAAGCAATTGTGATTTCAAGTTTTGACCCTGTTCGCCGTGAAATTGCACGCTTATCTCTGCATCGTTTGGTGCAAGATGGACGCATACACCCTGCTCGAATTGAAGAAGTAGTAGCGAAAACCAAAAAGGATATCGAAAACGAAATCAACGAAATTGGTGAGCGTACGGTAATTGATTTAGGTGTACACGGTTTACATCCAGAATTAATTCGTATGATTGGCCGTATGCGTTTCCGCTCATCTTACGGACAAAACCTCCTACAACACTCAAGAGAAGTTGCCAAAATGTGTGCTACGATGGCATCTGAATTAGGTTTGAATGCAAAACTAGCCAAACGTGCAGGTTTACTCCACGATATTGGTAAGGTTTGGCACGAAGAGCAGGAATTACCTCACGCTCTTTTAGGTATGGAACTAGCTAAGAAATATAAAGAACATCCAGAAGTTATTAATGCGATTGGAGCTCACCACGATGAAATTGAAATGACCTCAATGATTTCTCCAATTGTTCAAATCTGTGACTCTATTTCTGGTTCTCGTCCTGGTGCACGCCGAGAAATGATGGAATCTTATGTTCAACGCCTTCGTGACCTTGAAGCACTCGCTCTAAGTTATAATGGCGTAGAAAAATGCTATGCTATTCAGGCGGGTCGTGAACTACGTGTAATTGTAGATTCAGAAAATGTTACTGATGAAATAGCAAGTAAATTATCGTTTGATATTTCTCAAAGAATTGAAAAAGAAATGCAATATCCTGGCCAAATCAAAGTAACGGTTATTCGTGAAATGAGAAGCGTGGCTTATGCAAAATAA
- a CDS encoding response regulator, which produces MKILVVEDEPKTLYAIQQGLTENFYEVDIAFDGLIAKQLALRKSYNCIITDVIMPGINGQMLIQELRKAGIQTPVLMLSALGESEDKIAGFDSGADQYLVKPFQFAELLARVRALTKRSTETIINTNTLQFADLVVNLDTKVVKRDNQIIDLTVLEYRLLEFFLRNQGKVLSKNLIAENVWDVNFDKGTNYIEVYINYLRKKIDKNFNKKLIHTVFGMGYVLRE; this is translated from the coding sequence ATGAAGATTTTAGTAGTTGAAGATGAACCCAAAACTTTGTATGCCATTCAGCAAGGGCTTACAGAAAATTTTTATGAAGTGGATATTGCATTTGATGGCTTGATTGCCAAGCAATTAGCTCTTAGGAAATCTTATAATTGTATAATTACCGATGTGATTATGCCTGGTATTAATGGGCAAATGTTAATTCAGGAATTAAGAAAGGCAGGAATTCAAACACCTGTACTCATGCTTTCGGCATTGGGCGAAAGCGAAGATAAAATTGCTGGTTTTGATTCAGGTGCTGACCAATATTTAGTTAAACCTTTTCAATTTGCTGAATTATTAGCAAGGGTTAGGGCCCTGACAAAACGAAGTACCGAAACAATTATAAATACAAATACCCTACAATTTGCCGATTTGGTGGTTAATTTAGATACGAAAGTTGTAAAAAGAGACAATCAAATAATTGACCTTACGGTTTTGGAATATAGACTTCTGGAATTCTTTTTAAGAAATCAGGGAAAAGTTTTGTCGAAAAATCTAATTGCTGAGAATGTTTGGGATGTAAACTTTGATAAAGGGACGAATTATATCGAGGTTTATATCAATTATTTAAGAAAAAAAATTGACAAAAATTTCAATAAAAAATTAATTCATACGGTATTCGGAATGGGTTATGTACTAAGAGAATAA
- a CDS encoding DinB family protein yields MEKLSLLNLLESQVENHLQLAIEKFQNLSEESLLMPSSSRGWSIAQCLEHLNTYGVYYLPLFEKGLAECREDLGQEFLKSTWLGKLSIDSMNPEKGKRKFKAMKGHIPSQNLEADRVVAEFINQQERLLLILREAAKKNIQRIKIPISIAKFLKLNLGDALQFLIIHNERHMQQALRNL; encoded by the coding sequence ATGGAAAAGCTATCATTACTTAATTTATTAGAAAGTCAAGTAGAAAACCACCTTCAACTAGCAATAGAAAAATTCCAGAATCTTTCGGAAGAAAGTTTATTAATGCCATCATCTTCTAGAGGGTGGAGTATAGCACAATGCTTAGAACACCTGAATACTTATGGAGTTTATTATTTGCCATTGTTTGAAAAAGGTTTAGCCGAATGTAGAGAAGATTTAGGTCAGGAATTTTTAAAAAGTACTTGGTTAGGCAAGCTCTCAATTGATTCGATGAATCCTGAAAAGGGAAAACGAAAATTTAAGGCTATGAAAGGGCATATTCCTTCGCAGAATTTGGAAGCAGATAGGGTAGTGGCTGAATTTATCAATCAACAGGAGAGACTATTGCTAATTTTAAGAGAAGCAGCAAAGAAAAATATTCAGCGAATAAAAATCCCAATTTCGATTGCTAAATTCTTAAAGTTAAATTTAGGAGATGCACTACAATTCTTGATAATTCACAACGAAAGGCACATGCAGCAAGCACTTAGAAATTTATAA
- a CDS encoding sensor histidine kinase — MKLRHSITLQFIIVVMAILGTTMLSIYFFTNYFLEKNFSRRLNNRAETIVAWISESIEKEHELDFLEKLMANRKDQLTGEEIIVFQLDGKVIFESTKEPNTKIDKRILERVKKEKRIEFAEKDLEGVGIFQHSPTQSFLVVAMAKNFYASEFLTQMRWMMLGLLTISIIIVGVIGWFYSKKTLEPIDKIGIELKNVFPKNLSNRLSENEKFDEIITLSQTINHLLERVEEGVRLQKMFVGNVSHELQNPLTRISSQLEVSLLKERNLEEYQNVIHSALEDISDLVKLTQNLLRLSRITTENEELLAENIRLDDLLFESKIFVMKNYPNYKIDIRLEALPEEPEHLCIFGNSALLKIAFVNLIQNACKFSPDNQVIISLSANENYKIIHFKDNGIGIAPDDIKYIFMPFYRSSKTSGIRGYGIGLSLVERIIKLHNAKISVASEENKGTKFSIII; from the coding sequence ATGAAACTTCGACACTCAATAACCCTTCAATTTATAATAGTTGTGATGGCTATTTTAGGCACAACTATGCTTTCAATTTACTTTTTTACCAATTATTTTTTAGAAAAAAACTTTTCTCGAAGATTAAATAATCGTGCCGAAACAATTGTAGCTTGGATTAGTGAGTCAATCGAAAAAGAGCATGAGCTTGATTTTTTAGAAAAACTCATGGCTAATAGAAAAGACCAACTCACAGGCGAAGAAATCATTGTATTTCAATTAGATGGTAAAGTTATCTTTGAATCTACCAAAGAGCCTAATACCAAAATTGATAAACGAATTTTAGAGCGTGTAAAGAAGGAGAAACGCATTGAGTTTGCGGAAAAAGACCTTGAAGGTGTTGGTATTTTTCAGCATTCACCTACACAATCTTTTTTGGTAGTCGCAATGGCTAAAAATTTCTATGCAAGTGAATTTCTAACACAAATGCGTTGGATGATGCTTGGATTACTTACAATTTCTATTATAATTGTTGGAGTAATAGGATGGTTTTATTCAAAAAAAACATTAGAACCTATTGATAAGATTGGCATTGAGTTAAAGAATGTTTTCCCTAAAAATTTAAGTAATAGATTATCTGAAAATGAAAAATTTGATGAAATTATTACGCTCAGTCAAACTATTAATCATTTATTAGAAAGGGTTGAAGAGGGGGTTCGACTCCAAAAAATGTTTGTTGGTAATGTTTCCCATGAATTGCAAAACCCACTAACTAGGATAAGTTCACAATTAGAAGTGAGTTTATTAAAAGAACGAAATTTAGAAGAGTACCAAAATGTCATTCATTCTGCCCTCGAAGACATTTCTGATTTAGTCAAACTTACCCAAAATTTGCTTCGTTTATCAAGAATAACTACCGAAAATGAAGAATTATTGGCAGAAAATATTAGGCTTGATGATTTACTTTTTGAGTCAAAGATTTTTGTAATGAAAAACTATCCGAATTATAAAATTGACATACGCCTTGAAGCATTGCCAGAAGAACCAGAACATTTGTGCATTTTCGGAAATTCAGCTTTACTAAAAATTGCATTTGTTAATTTAATACAAAATGCTTGTAAGTTCTCTCCTGATAATCAAGTAATTATATCGTTGTCAGCTAACGAAAATTATAAAATTATTCACTTTAAGGATAATGGAATTGGCATTGCTCCAGATGATATAAAATACATTTTCATGCCTTTTTATCGTTCTTCAAAAACAAGTGGAATAAGAGGCTACGGTATTGGACTTTCGTTAGTTGAGAGAATTATTAAACTTCACAATGCGAAAATAAGTGTGGCTTCCGAAGAGAATAAAGGAACAAAGTTTTCGATAATTATATAA
- a CDS encoding universal stress protein, giving the protein MHERIKNILVPTDFSNSAKNALEVGIALAKRHSAQLHILHVIIPQYISYIGEVDIPYDNWNDLEKISKNKLLETSKSIIKKHKINVVNFIDIGIVSESIEKYASKLHIDLVVMGMNGMRGINEHFVGRNTFQVIKNAICPVFAIPEKFSKSSFQQVLFPIGNTSANVDFDNYWALKNMIPSDDLEIDLLGISRFEDYETSDRVKEKVSELSNFIKKDGLKASFQNIFCDNITRFILEYASINQSDLIVINPNIDSDWEKFVLGNNMRKIINQAQCPILLIKPMFSNLLTIEKNTLNYSNQN; this is encoded by the coding sequence ATGCATGAAAGAATAAAAAATATTTTAGTGCCAACCGACTTTTCAAATTCTGCAAAAAATGCTTTGGAAGTAGGTATTGCACTTGCCAAACGACACTCGGCCCAATTACATATCTTACATGTAATCATTCCACAGTACATATCATATATTGGCGAAGTAGATATACCGTATGACAATTGGAACGACTTGGAGAAAATTAGTAAAAATAAGCTTCTAGAGACTTCAAAATCTATCATAAAAAAACATAAAATTAATGTTGTTAATTTTATTGATATTGGGATTGTTTCGGAGTCTATTGAAAAATATGCTTCAAAACTCCATATCGACCTCGTAGTTATGGGTATGAATGGAATGAGAGGGATAAACGAACATTTTGTTGGTAGAAATACTTTTCAAGTAATTAAAAATGCAATTTGCCCTGTATTTGCTATCCCCGAAAAATTTTCTAAGTCTAGTTTTCAGCAGGTTTTATTCCCCATTGGGAATACAAGTGCTAATGTTGATTTTGACAATTATTGGGCATTAAAAAATATGATTCCGTCAGATGATTTAGAAATAGACCTTTTGGGAATATCAAGATTTGAAGATTACGAAACATCTGACCGCGTAAAAGAAAAAGTTTCAGAACTTTCGAACTTCATAAAAAAAGATGGTTTAAAGGCAAGTTTCCAAAATATTTTCTGTGATAATATTACCAGATTTATTTTGGAATATGCTTCTATCAATCAATCTGATTTGATTGTCATTAATCCAAATATTGATTCTGACTGGGAAAAATTTGTTTTAGGCAACAACATGAGAAAAATTATCAACCAAGCTCAATGCCCGATACTTTTAATCAAACCAATGTTTAGTAATTTATTAACAATAGAAAAAAATACATTGAATTATTCTAATCAAAATTAA
- a CDS encoding Crp/Fnr family transcriptional regulator translates to MKFSMSGESSHKLLLKQTVDAVHSLSEDDFEAFYALFKPFSAKRKEILTFAGTTERYLYFVIEGLQRMYYADENGREATLVFSYTGNFACILDSMLSQSPSKYYFETLSQSRFLRTTYQQIEDLFRTNPNIEMLLQKGLLGGFSGLLERLVELQSFTSEDKFRQLLKRSPHILQIVPHKYLANYIGIDASNFSKLINSVQI, encoded by the coding sequence ATGAAATTTTCTATGTCTGGTGAATCATCTCATAAATTACTTTTAAAACAGACAGTCGATGCTGTTCATTCACTTTCTGAAGATGATTTTGAAGCTTTTTATGCACTTTTTAAGCCTTTTTCCGCTAAACGTAAAGAAATTTTGACTTTTGCGGGTACTACTGAGCGTTATTTGTATTTCGTAATAGAGGGCTTACAAAGAATGTATTATGCTGATGAAAATGGAAGGGAAGCTACTTTAGTTTTTTCTTACACTGGTAATTTTGCTTGTATTTTAGACTCGATGTTATCGCAGAGTCCATCAAAATACTATTTTGAAACACTTAGCCAATCTAGGTTTCTCCGTACTACTTACCAACAAATTGAAGATTTATTTCGGACCAATCCTAATATTGAAATGTTGCTTCAAAAAGGACTTTTGGGTGGTTTTTCTGGTTTACTCGAAAGACTTGTAGAATTGCAAAGTTTCACATCAGAAGATAAATTTCGACAATTATTAAAGAGAAGTCCGCATATTCTACAAATTGTTCCTCATAAATACTTAGCCAATTATATTGGAATAGATGCGAGTAATTTTAGTAAGTTAATAAATTCTGTACAGATATAA
- a CDS encoding aldose epimerase family protein, with protein MSIQKSSFGVLPSGQETSLFILKNAAGMEAKISDYGGIVVALTAPDRNGNLNDVVLGCETLEGYLKGVPYFGAIIGRYGNRIAKGTFQLDGETYSLAINNGVNGLHGGLKGFDKNVWKAETIDSVEPVLKLSYLSVDGEEGYPGNLSVEVSYTLTSNALRIDYQATTDKATVLNLTNHSYFNLSGAEDVLSHEVILHADKFLPVDETVIPTGELRSVVGTPFDFTTSHQIGERINDTSYEQIVLGSGYDHCYVLTDNSSELRLAAEVYESSTGRIMKVLTTEPGMQFYTANHLKGNIVGKGGVTYGRRSAFCIETQHFPDSPNKPEFPSTVLRPGEVYTSTTIYQFETK; from the coding sequence AAACGAGCCTATTTATTTTAAAAAATGCCGCTGGTATGGAAGCGAAAATTTCGGATTATGGTGGAATTGTGGTTGCTTTAACTGCTCCCGACCGAAACGGAAATTTAAATGATGTGGTATTGGGCTGTGAAACACTTGAAGGTTATTTAAAAGGAGTTCCTTATTTTGGAGCAATCATTGGTCGTTATGGAAATCGAATTGCAAAGGGCACTTTTCAATTAGATGGAGAAACTTATTCATTAGCTATTAATAATGGTGTGAATGGTCTTCATGGTGGATTGAAAGGATTTGATAAAAATGTGTGGAAGGCTGAAACCATTGATTCAGTGGAGCCCGTTTTAAAACTTTCGTACCTTTCAGTAGATGGAGAAGAAGGATATCCGGGAAATTTATCAGTGGAGGTATCTTATACTTTAACCAGCAATGCTCTACGTATTGATTATCAGGCAACTACTGATAAAGCAACTGTTTTGAATTTAACCAATCACTCATATTTTAACTTAAGTGGTGCTGAAGATGTCTTATCGCATGAAGTAATTTTACATGCTGATAAATTCTTACCAGTTGATGAGACCGTTATTCCTACGGGTGAACTACGTTCTGTGGTGGGAACTCCTTTTGATTTTACTACAAGTCATCAAATTGGTGAGCGTATTAATGATACTTCCTACGAGCAAATTGTGTTAGGTAGCGGATATGACCATTGCTATGTTTTAACTGATAATAGTTCAGAATTGAGGTTAGCTGCTGAAGTTTATGAATCTTCTACCGGTAGGATAATGAAAGTATTAACAACCGAACCAGGAATGCAATTCTATACCGCCAATCATTTAAAAGGAAATATAGTTGGTAAAGGTGGAGTGACCTACGGACGACGTTCGGCGTTTTGTATCGAAACCCAACATTTTCCAGATTCGCCAAATAAACCTGAATTTCCGAGCACTGTACTAAGACCTGGTGAGGTTTACACATCAACAACAATTTATCAATTTGAGACTAAGTAA